The Prunus persica cultivar Lovell chromosome G8, Prunus_persica_NCBIv2, whole genome shotgun sequence genome includes a region encoding these proteins:
- the LOC18767362 gene encoding LIM domain-containing protein WLIM1 produces MATFAGTTQKCTACEKTVYLVDRLAADSRVYHKACFRCHHCTGTLKLSNYCSFEGVLYCRPHYDQLFKRTGSLDKSFEGTPKILKPEKSSTDKENGNSVSNLFAGTREKCVGCQKTVYPIEKVSVNGTPYHRSCFKCTHGGCTISPSNYIAHEGKLYCKHHHIQLFKEKGNYSQLENEGEKHSMTMEIAAES; encoded by the exons ATGGCTACCTTTGCAGGCACCACACAAAAGTGCACGGCTTGCGAAAAGACGGTGTACTTGGTCGATAGGTTGGCCGCCGATTCCAGAGTTTACCACAAGGCTTGCTTCCGATGCCACCACTGCACGGGTACCCTCaag CTGAGCAACTACTGTTCATTTGAGGGGGTCCTATACTGCAGGCCTCACTATGATCAACTCTTCAAGCGAACTGGCAGCCTGGACAAGAGTTTTGAAg GGACACCGAAAATCTTGAAGCCGGAGAAATCTTCTACTGATAAAGAG AATGGCAACTCAGTCTCAAACTTGTTTGCTGGTACCAGAGAAAAATGTGTGGGCTGTCAGAAGACCGTTTATCCAATTGAGAAG GTTTCGGTCAATGGGACCCCATACCACAGGAGCTGCTTCAAATGCACACATGGAGGTTGCACCATAAGCCCATCTAATTATATTGCACATGAAGGCAAGCTTTACTGCAAACACCACCACATCCAACTCtttaaggaaaaaggaaattacaGCCAGCTTGAGAATGAAGGCGAAAAGCATTCCATGACTATGGAGATTGCTGCTGAATCATAA
- the LOC18767310 gene encoding uncharacterized protein LOC18767310 isoform X2, translating to MNYAKTLNSYVCNKLDQATLLWLLRCIFKAGLEQEIENLKKKLAACTRDNVNLQEELSETYRIKGQLADLHSAEVAKNVEAEKQLKFFQGCVAAAFAERDHSIMEAEKAREKEEFMSKKLCDIEKRLEELAADCSEQKKLNDKLQTDLAMQEEHNESFKKVIDKFYEIRRHSPEGFQDTSWDRKCACLLHDPAEWWSFNDASTSKYISALEEELERMRNSVDNLRNRLQVGLEIENHLKRRVGELEKKKIITDKMIKNEIAELHHYHSQHRVHVINLLNEGHASIKSICDAIEEKSRQIDVGRLQKVGPPPGDVKQDKNECQDVHENADAEPQLLSKNIGPVLSEFVAVGGNDASGALAQALQDKVATLLLLSQQEERHLLDRNVNAALERKIEELQRNLLQVTNEKVKALMEFAQLKQDYHQLKERIGQETNRENLLAESGDRKAVTHERDGRLKSLLKKTYLSRWVGPPDSRGIEAEGGLNIEGNRRSNSSMEFARMKIEIATLRESMGSMEHLTTTVHRLRLSLSKAKESVTSGSTMVTSLSETVNNIIYEAKLVKTALGSSLPISWSADTDVEFNDHSLSNEPGHVSGETSHEKIDSVFAAGFEMVELLILAAQILKDNMSKTGS from the exons ATGAATTACGCAAAGACATTGAACAGTTATGTATGCAACAAGCTGGACCAAGCTACCTTGTTGTGGCTACTAAGATGCATTTTCAAAG CTGGCTTGGAGCAGGAGattgaaaacttgaaaaagaagCTAGCTGCTTGCACTAGAGATAATGTGAATCTTCAAGAGGAGCTTTCAGAGACTTACAGAATCAAA GGCCAGTTGGCTGATCTTCATAGTGCAGAGGTGGCAAAG AATGTGGAAGCAGAGAAGCAGCTTAAGTTTTTCCAGGGCTGTGTAGCTGCAGCTTTTGCTGAACGAGATCATTCAATAATGGAG GCTGAGAAGGCTAGGGAGAAAGAGGAGTTTATGTCAAAGAAACTATGCGATATAGAGAAGAG GTTAGAAGAGCTTGCTGCAGATTGTTCTGAGCAGAAAAAACTTAATGATAAACTGCAAACTGATTTAGCAATGCAAGAGGAGCATAATGAAAGTTTCAAGAAG GTAATTGATAAGTTTTATGAGATCAGGCGGCATTCTCCCGAGGGATTTCAGGATACTAGTTGGGACAGAAAATGTGCATGCCTTTTGCATGATCCTGCAGAATGGTGGAGTTTCAATGATGCTTCAACATCTAAATATATT AGTGCATTAGAGGAAGAGCTTGAGAGGATGAGGAACTCTGTAGATAATCTTCGAAACAGGCTACAAGTG GGTTTGGAAATCGAAAATCATTTAAAGAGGAGAGTTGGtgaattggaaaagaaaaaa ATCATTACAGATAAAATGATAAAGAATGAAATTGCAGAATTGCATCATTACCATTCTCAGCATAGAGTTCATGTAATAAATCTACTTAATGAGGGACATGCTAGTATCAAATCAATATGTGATGCAATAGAGGAAAAGAGTAGGCAAATTGATGTGGGCAGACTACAAAAGGTGGGGCCTCCTCCGGGAGATGTAAAGCAAGACAAAAATGAATGCCAAGATGTACATGAAAATGCTGATGCGGAACCTCAGTTGTTATCCAAG AATATTGGCCCTGTCTTATCAGAATTTGTGGCAGTTGGAGGGAACGATGCCTCTGGAGCCCTTGCACAGGCATTGCAAGATAAG GTTGCAACGTTATTGCTTTTATCACAGCAGGAAGAAAGGCATTTACTGGACAGAAATGTGAACGCCGctcttgaaagaaaaatagaagagCTTCAGAGAAACTTACTACAG GTTACCAACGAAAAGGTAAAAGCTCTAATGGAGTTCGCACAATTGAAGCAGGATTATCACCAGCTTAAAGA GAGAATTGGTCAGGAGAcaaatagagaaaatttgcttGCTGAAAGTGGGGATCGAAAAGCAGTTACTCATGAAAGGGATGGAAGGCTAAAGAGCTTGTTGAAGAAAACGTATTTGAGCCGTTGGGTTGGCCCTCCAGACTCTAGGGGAATTGAAGCTGAAGGTGGCCTAAATATCGAGGGGAACAGGAGGTCCAATAGTAGCATGGAGTTTGCCAG aatgaaaattgaaattgcaaCACTTAGGGAAAGCATGGGAAGTATGGAGCATTTGACTACTACAGTTCACAGGCTTCGTCTATCTCTTTCAAAG GCCAAAGAGTCGGTAACTTCTGGAAGTACAATGGTTACTAGCCTATCAGAAACTGTCAACAACATTATTTATGAGGCAAAACTAGTGAAGACTGCACTTGGAAGCTCCCTACCAATCAGTTGGTCAGCAGACACAGATGTTGAATTCAATGATCATAGTCTCAGCAACGAGCCTGGTCATGTTTCTGGGGAGACCAGCCACGAGAAGATAGATTCTGTTTTTGCTGCTGGATTTGAGATGGTGGAGCTCCTAATACTTGCAGCGCAGATATTGAAGGATAACATGAGCAAAACCGGTTCCTGA
- the LOC18767310 gene encoding uncharacterized protein LOC18767310 isoform X1, with translation MDENSSDKESLMARIHQLEQERDELRKDIEQLCMQQAGPSYLVVATKMHFQRTAGLEQEIENLKKKLAACTRDNVNLQEELSETYRIKGQLADLHSAEVAKNVEAEKQLKFFQGCVAAAFAERDHSIMEAEKAREKEEFMSKKLCDIEKRLEELAADCSEQKKLNDKLQTDLAMQEEHNESFKKVIDKFYEIRRHSPEGFQDTSWDRKCACLLHDPAEWWSFNDASTSKYISALEEELERMRNSVDNLRNRLQVGLEIENHLKRRVGELEKKKIITDKMIKNEIAELHHYHSQHRVHVINLLNEGHASIKSICDAIEEKSRQIDVGRLQKVGPPPGDVKQDKNECQDVHENADAEPQLLSKNIGPVLSEFVAVGGNDASGALAQALQDKVATLLLLSQQEERHLLDRNVNAALERKIEELQRNLLQVTNEKVKALMEFAQLKQDYHQLKERIGQETNRENLLAESGDRKAVTHERDGRLKSLLKKTYLSRWVGPPDSRGIEAEGGLNIEGNRRSNSSMEFARMKIEIATLRESMGSMEHLTTTVHRLRLSLSKAKESVTSGSTMVTSLSETVNNIIYEAKLVKTALGSSLPISWSADTDVEFNDHSLSNEPGHVSGETSHEKIDSVFAAGFEMVELLILAAQILKDNMSKTGS, from the exons ATGGATGAAAATTCAAGCGACAAGGAGTCCTTGATGGCTCGCATTCATCAGCTGGAGCAAG AGCGTGATGAATTACGCAAAGACATTGAACAGTTATGTATGCAACAAGCTGGACCAAGCTACCTTGTTGTGGCTACTAAGATGCATTTTCAAAG GACAGCTGGCTTGGAGCAGGAGattgaaaacttgaaaaagaagCTAGCTGCTTGCACTAGAGATAATGTGAATCTTCAAGAGGAGCTTTCAGAGACTTACAGAATCAAA GGCCAGTTGGCTGATCTTCATAGTGCAGAGGTGGCAAAG AATGTGGAAGCAGAGAAGCAGCTTAAGTTTTTCCAGGGCTGTGTAGCTGCAGCTTTTGCTGAACGAGATCATTCAATAATGGAG GCTGAGAAGGCTAGGGAGAAAGAGGAGTTTATGTCAAAGAAACTATGCGATATAGAGAAGAG GTTAGAAGAGCTTGCTGCAGATTGTTCTGAGCAGAAAAAACTTAATGATAAACTGCAAACTGATTTAGCAATGCAAGAGGAGCATAATGAAAGTTTCAAGAAG GTAATTGATAAGTTTTATGAGATCAGGCGGCATTCTCCCGAGGGATTTCAGGATACTAGTTGGGACAGAAAATGTGCATGCCTTTTGCATGATCCTGCAGAATGGTGGAGTTTCAATGATGCTTCAACATCTAAATATATT AGTGCATTAGAGGAAGAGCTTGAGAGGATGAGGAACTCTGTAGATAATCTTCGAAACAGGCTACAAGTG GGTTTGGAAATCGAAAATCATTTAAAGAGGAGAGTTGGtgaattggaaaagaaaaaa ATCATTACAGATAAAATGATAAAGAATGAAATTGCAGAATTGCATCATTACCATTCTCAGCATAGAGTTCATGTAATAAATCTACTTAATGAGGGACATGCTAGTATCAAATCAATATGTGATGCAATAGAGGAAAAGAGTAGGCAAATTGATGTGGGCAGACTACAAAAGGTGGGGCCTCCTCCGGGAGATGTAAAGCAAGACAAAAATGAATGCCAAGATGTACATGAAAATGCTGATGCGGAACCTCAGTTGTTATCCAAG AATATTGGCCCTGTCTTATCAGAATTTGTGGCAGTTGGAGGGAACGATGCCTCTGGAGCCCTTGCACAGGCATTGCAAGATAAG GTTGCAACGTTATTGCTTTTATCACAGCAGGAAGAAAGGCATTTACTGGACAGAAATGTGAACGCCGctcttgaaagaaaaatagaagagCTTCAGAGAAACTTACTACAG GTTACCAACGAAAAGGTAAAAGCTCTAATGGAGTTCGCACAATTGAAGCAGGATTATCACCAGCTTAAAGA GAGAATTGGTCAGGAGAcaaatagagaaaatttgcttGCTGAAAGTGGGGATCGAAAAGCAGTTACTCATGAAAGGGATGGAAGGCTAAAGAGCTTGTTGAAGAAAACGTATTTGAGCCGTTGGGTTGGCCCTCCAGACTCTAGGGGAATTGAAGCTGAAGGTGGCCTAAATATCGAGGGGAACAGGAGGTCCAATAGTAGCATGGAGTTTGCCAG aatgaaaattgaaattgcaaCACTTAGGGAAAGCATGGGAAGTATGGAGCATTTGACTACTACAGTTCACAGGCTTCGTCTATCTCTTTCAAAG GCCAAAGAGTCGGTAACTTCTGGAAGTACAATGGTTACTAGCCTATCAGAAACTGTCAACAACATTATTTATGAGGCAAAACTAGTGAAGACTGCACTTGGAAGCTCCCTACCAATCAGTTGGTCAGCAGACACAGATGTTGAATTCAATGATCATAGTCTCAGCAACGAGCCTGGTCATGTTTCTGGGGAGACCAGCCACGAGAAGATAGATTCTGTTTTTGCTGCTGGATTTGAGATGGTGGAGCTCCTAATACTTGCAGCGCAGATATTGAAGGATAACATGAGCAAAACCGGTTCCTGA
- the LOC18768811 gene encoding telomere repeat-binding factor 1, producing MGAPKQKWTAEEEAALKAGVVKHGAGKWRTILKDPEYSGVLYSRSNVDLKDKWRNMSVMANGWGSREKAKTAVRRMHPVPKQEENSMALSTVVQSDEDVMDAKPIAFSSDTQQTSGPKRSIVRLDNLITEAITSLKEPGGSNKTTIAAYIEEQYWAPPDFKRLLSAKLKYLTSSRKLIKVKRRYRIAPTPVFSEKRRNSSMYPFEGRQMVSPKFDKDDATMLMKAQIDLELAKMRTMTPREAAAAAARAVEEAEAAIAEAEEAAREAEAAEADADAAQAFAEAAMKTLKGRNSAKMMNRP from the exons ATGGGTGCTCCAAAGCAGAAATGGacagcagaagaagaagcagcccTTAAAGCTGGAGTTGTTAAACATGGGGCAGGAAAGTGGCGAACCATACTTAAAGATCCAGAATATAGCGGCGTCCTGTATTCTCGTTCAAATGTAGATCTTAAG GATAAGTGGAGAAATATGAGTGTCATGGCAAATGGATGGGGCTCCCGAGAGAAGGCTAAGACAGCAGTTAGAAGAATGCATCCGGTCCCTAAACAGGAAGAAAACTCTATGGCTCTCAGTACTGTTGTTCAAAGCGATGAAGATGTCATGGATGCTAAGCCTATTGCATTTTCCAGTGATACACAGCAAACTTCTGGTCCAAAAAGATCCATTGTGAG GCTGGACAATCTTATCACGGAAGCTATAACTAGCTTGAAGGAGCCTGGTGGTTCTAATAAAACGACTATTGCAGCATATATAGAG GAACAATATTGGGCTCCTCCAGACTTCAAGAGGCTATTGTCTGCGAAATTAAAATACTTGACGTCAAGCCGTAAACTGATTAAg gTAAAACGCAGATACAGGATTGCACCTACTCCAGTGTTttctgaaaaaagaagaaattccTCAATGTATCCCTTCGAGGGAAGACAGATGGTTTCTCCAAAATTCGATAAGGATGATGCCACCATGCTTATGAAAGCGCAGATTGATTTAGAGCTTGCAAAGATGAGGACGATGACCCCACGAGAGGCTGCTGCAGCTGCTGCTCGAGCAGTTGAAGAAGCCGAAGCTGCCATTGCAGAAGCTGAGGAGGCAGCTCGGGAAGCTGAGGCTGCAGAAGCTGATGCTGATGCGGCACAGGCGTTTGCAGAAGCAGCAATGAAGACACTAAAAGGAAGAAATTCCGCGAAGATG ATGAATCGACCTTGA